The genomic region GAGTTTTCTTATATGCACATCAAGAGTTCTTGACTCATCATAAAACTCTCCCCAAACACGAGTAAGCAGAGTGTCTCTTGAAACAACTTTTCCATCTGCTTCGAGTAACATCATCAAAACCGAACTCTTTTCGGTAATGGTTCCGGGTAACCACCCTTGTTTTCTTTCTCCGTAAGGAGACATAATATATACGAGGTTGCTGAACATTCCATATTGTATGAGTAGATTTGCAACCCCTGTAGC from Oscillospiraceae bacterium harbors:
- a CDS encoding winged helix-turn-helix domain-containing protein, producing the protein ATGVANLLIQYGMFSNLVYIMSPYGERKQGWLPGTITEKSSVLMMLLEADGKVVSRDTLLTRVWGEFYDESRTLDVHIRKLRMKLESAGDLIHTVKNIGYKLGGNENG